A window of the Chlamydia sp. genome harbors these coding sequences:
- the recB gene encoding exodeoxyribonuclease V subunit beta, translating to MSSFDVFSPNTSVSGKFFLEASAGTGKTFTIEQVILRSLLEGSVEQTKNILVVTFTNAATNELKLRIQASLKQALSLFSEALSCPDTPLPPYLSSSRTKVKQLYIKIRNSLATLDEMNIFTIHGFCRFTLEQYFPWEQSSHSSSIFSEPQTIQQHILDYLRKHLWEAVLTPKQYAFLSYSYRATTQKTRHITEKLLQDYSSTPNLALPPLSHTLQRLKTWAAKYADLAPLAFEELEQFALRFKHRDLSIEHELPDFVQKFETSPNSLDILFFPGMAQKFHNENRNKKKLGSPFSPLDPLIQDWVQLAYPFCQKDSIFHTLLKHVQQHLKTHYSPSYSHDESITTLASLLANNDHVVTQLRNQFQLVLIDEFQDTDKRQWQIFSKLFASSDYSGSLFLIGDPKQSIYEWRNADLPTYLQAKHSFSKESQLLLDTNYRSTPQLMQALNHLFSLPQPFLKTPQNILYHPLHSKGNTEASYTEFSPIHFFATQTIQEEALWIAKTASYLRTTCAIPFGNMAVLVQDYPQALKLITHSTVPMAYCKEKQIFDRTESPYLLILLLEALLYPENQQKIRSILLSRLFRLSASDIQQHLKVFSSLFFMLNTYLHKHSLLATFYKLIGEKVCTQTIGEILLQTPLGDIIFQEMEALCLYLDKITDNPFHKLLHLLSILDTGKYDEELSFSSQSNDENVIKITTVHSSKGLEYDVVFCSSLNKAKEKSTSVHMREMYVACTRAKKFLFIPFSPIENRSVNAKKLSALANYACITQHSSVSSLVETLSSSLPKLFSSNAIPPESAPAFHTKPLPQQEFFSLPIQPSRTIYSFSSTTEGLFFPDSNQDLSPSLLFPGGSLTGTLIHKLLESLAENFSASFEEIFNKAQSLFKNTLLEGFESTITEKVLTLFSTPLPFASGSFALKDVDPHKIRVEEMFLLQEKGELWQGIVDLFFEHQKNFFIIDWKSSFLGDETSCYSPDKLLFYIQRQGLDKQEILYKKAAQKFLHQFHSSLHVEMAFIFIRGVDNKGNGFLQPFPN from the coding sequence ATGAGCTCTTTTGACGTTTTTTCTCCAAACACTTCTGTTTCCGGAAAATTTTTCCTTGAAGCCTCTGCAGGTACTGGGAAAACTTTCACAATAGAGCAAGTTATTCTTCGTTCCTTATTGGAAGGGTCAGTGGAACAAACTAAGAACATTCTTGTAGTTACATTCACCAATGCCGCAACCAATGAGTTAAAGTTACGCATTCAAGCAAGTCTCAAACAAGCCTTAAGCCTTTTCTCTGAAGCCCTCTCTTGTCCTGATACCCCTCTTCCCCCTTATCTCTCTTCTTCTCGCACCAAAGTAAAACAGCTTTACATCAAGATCCGTAATAGTCTAGCAACTTTGGATGAAATGAACATTTTCACAATTCATGGATTTTGCCGTTTTACCCTAGAGCAATACTTTCCTTGGGAACAATCTTCTCATTCTTCTTCGATTTTCTCAGAACCCCAAACCATACAACAACATATACTAGATTACCTACGCAAACATCTTTGGGAAGCCGTACTAACTCCTAAACAATATGCTTTCTTATCCTACTCCTATCGAGCCACGACACAAAAAACTCGCCATATTACAGAAAAGCTTCTTCAAGACTATTCTTCTACTCCTAATCTTGCTCTTCCTCCTCTCTCGCATACTCTTCAAAGACTGAAGACCTGGGCTGCGAAATACGCAGATCTTGCTCCTCTTGCTTTTGAAGAATTAGAACAATTCGCTCTCCGTTTCAAACACCGTGATCTATCCATCGAACACGAACTTCCCGATTTTGTTCAGAAATTTGAAACCAGCCCCAATTCCTTAGATATTCTTTTTTTTCCAGGAATGGCTCAGAAATTTCATAACGAAAACCGAAACAAAAAAAAATTAGGATCCCCTTTCTCTCCCTTAGACCCTTTGATCCAAGATTGGGTACAACTGGCTTATCCATTCTGTCAAAAGGATTCCATTTTCCATACACTGCTTAAACATGTGCAACAACACTTAAAAACACATTATTCGCCATCATATTCTCATGATGAAAGCATTACGACTCTGGCGTCCCTACTTGCTAATAATGATCATGTTGTAACTCAACTACGTAATCAATTTCAGCTAGTGTTGATCGATGAATTCCAAGACACTGACAAACGTCAATGGCAAATCTTCTCCAAACTCTTTGCTTCCTCTGATTATTCTGGGTCCCTCTTCCTTATCGGAGACCCTAAACAATCGATTTATGAATGGAGAAACGCAGATCTTCCTACATATCTCCAAGCGAAACATTCTTTTTCTAAAGAATCTCAACTCCTCTTGGATACCAACTACCGCTCTACTCCCCAACTCATGCAAGCACTCAATCACTTATTTTCTCTTCCCCAACCATTTTTAAAGACTCCTCAAAATATTCTTTATCACCCTTTACATTCTAAAGGAAATACAGAAGCCTCCTACACAGAGTTTAGCCCCATTCATTTTTTTGCTACGCAAACTATCCAAGAAGAAGCTTTGTGGATTGCAAAAACAGCCTCTTATCTACGCACCACATGTGCTATTCCTTTTGGGAATATGGCTGTTTTAGTACAAGACTACCCTCAAGCTCTCAAGTTGATCACCCATAGCACCGTTCCTATGGCCTATTGCAAAGAGAAACAAATCTTTGATCGTACAGAATCCCCTTATCTTCTTATCCTGCTATTGGAAGCTCTTCTGTATCCAGAAAACCAACAAAAGATTCGGTCTATTTTACTTAGTAGACTTTTTCGCCTTTCTGCCTCAGATATTCAACAACATTTAAAAGTGTTTTCCTCTCTATTCTTCATGCTAAATACGTATCTCCATAAACACTCTTTACTAGCTACGTTCTATAAGTTGATCGGAGAAAAAGTTTGTACACAAACAATTGGAGAAATCTTATTACAAACTCCTCTTGGAGACATCATCTTCCAAGAAATGGAAGCTCTTTGCTTGTATCTTGATAAAATAACGGATAATCCTTTTCATAAACTACTGCATCTTCTGAGTATTCTTGATACAGGTAAATATGACGAGGAACTTTCTTTCTCTTCTCAATCCAATGACGAGAATGTAATTAAAATTACTACAGTCCATTCCTCTAAAGGACTAGAATATGATGTCGTTTTTTGTTCTAGTCTCAATAAGGCTAAAGAAAAATCGACATCTGTTCATATGCGAGAAATGTATGTTGCCTGTACTCGAGCTAAAAAATTCTTATTCATCCCTTTTTCTCCAATAGAGAATCGCTCTGTAAATGCAAAAAAGCTCTCCGCACTTGCTAATTACGCCTGTATTACACAACATAGCAGTGTTTCTTCATTAGTAGAAACCCTGTCTTCTTCTCTTCCAAAGCTCTTCTCATCAAATGCAATACCTCCAGAAAGCGCTCCTGCTTTCCATACAAAACCTCTTCCTCAACAAGAATTCTTTTCTCTCCCCATACAACCATCTCGAACTATCTATTCTTTTTCCTCCACAACAGAAGGGCTTTTCTTTCCTGATTCCAATCAAGATCTTTCCCCTTCCCTCCTATTTCCTGGAGGATCCCTAACAGGAACACTAATTCATAAACTTTTAGAATCGTTAGCAGAGAACTTTAGTGCTTCTTTTGAAGAAATTTTCAACAAAGCGCAATCTTTATTCAAAAACACGCTTTTAGAAGGTTTCGAATCGACAATTACGGAAAAGGTTCTTACTCTATTCTCCACACCTCTTCCCTTTGCTTCCGGATCTTTCGCTCTGAAAGACGTAGACCCTCACAAAATACGTGTAGAGGAAATGTTTCTCTTACAAGAAAAAGGAGAGTTGTGGCAAGGCATTGTCGATCTATTCTTTGAGCATCAAAAAAATTTTTTTATTATAGATTGGAAAAGTTCTTTTCTTGGAGACGAAACTTCTTGTTATTCTCCTGATAAGCTTCTTTTTTATATCCAGCGCCAAGGATTAGACAAACAGGAAATTTTATATAAAAAAGCTGCTCAGAAATTCTTACACCAATTTCATTCCTCTCTGCATGTAGAAATGGCTTTTATTTTTATTCGAGGAGTAGATAATAAAGGCAATGGATTTTTGCAACCTTTTCCAAACTAG
- a CDS encoding rod shape-determining protein MreC, which yields MNTSGPYHKRVRFATYLFVAFGIVISWNLPRSVYESVQSVFVRICSQLLPEQGTDGEVLVEETGDFLLRERIRLLEERIYSLEETQEKPPLFSEILSSYFRSPIIGRVIFRDPAHWGSSCWINIGKEHGVKKNSPVVCGKVVVGLVDFVGEAQSRVRLITDVGIKPSVIAIRGEIQTWVVKDQLRTLARNVTNLPASAFTDSDKRKALQVLQQLESSLLLSGHNDFALRGIVCGRGDPIWKPEASVLNGSDFGFVNGKTVEVGDILVTTGLDGVFPPGLLVATVSEVLPKSEGACSLNIKAQSLAPDCSTADFLVLHPMDFNPNDRPDIFGLIWD from the coding sequence ATGAATACCAGCGGTCCATATCATAAACGCGTTCGATTTGCTACCTACCTTTTTGTTGCTTTTGGGATTGTGATTAGTTGGAACCTTCCTCGAAGTGTTTACGAATCGGTTCAGAGTGTGTTTGTTCGTATATGTTCTCAACTTCTTCCTGAACAAGGAACTGATGGGGAGGTCTTGGTTGAGGAGACTGGAGATTTTTTATTAAGAGAACGAATTCGTTTATTAGAAGAACGAATTTATTCTCTTGAAGAAACTCAAGAGAAACCACCTCTATTTTCTGAAATTCTATCTTCTTATTTTCGATCGCCTATCATAGGTAGGGTGATTTTTCGAGATCCTGCGCATTGGGGGAGTTCTTGTTGGATCAATATTGGAAAAGAACATGGAGTTAAGAAAAATTCTCCTGTTGTTTGCGGAAAGGTTGTTGTTGGATTAGTGGATTTTGTTGGTGAAGCGCAATCGAGAGTGCGATTGATTACAGATGTCGGAATCAAACCCTCTGTTATAGCTATTCGCGGAGAAATTCAAACTTGGGTTGTGAAAGATCAGCTTCGAACATTAGCAAGAAATGTAACTAATCTTCCAGCTTCTGCCTTTACAGATAGTGATAAGCGAAAAGCTTTACAGGTTTTGCAACAGCTAGAAAGTTCGTTACTATTGTCAGGACATAATGACTTCGCTTTACGAGGAATTGTTTGTGGTCGAGGGGATCCTATTTGGAAGCCAGAGGCATCGGTATTGAATGGTAGTGATTTTGGCTTTGTAAATGGGAAAACAGTAGAAGTTGGCGATATTCTTGTAACCACAGGTTTAGACGGAGTTTTCCCACCAGGATTACTGGTTGCCACTGTTAGTGAAGTTTTACCAAAAAGTGAAGGGGCATGCTCTTTAAACATAAAGGCCCAATCACTAGCTCCGGATTGCTCAACAGCAGATTTTTTAGTATTGCATCCAATGGATTTTAATCCTAACGATCGTCCTGATATTTTTGGGTTAATTTGGGATTAG
- a CDS encoding aromatic amino acid transaminase, whose protein sequence is MGLFEQIPSFAPDSILGLAQAFQEDPREDKINLLLGTYEREKKRYGGFSSVKKAQTVYFDDEKDKNYLPIKGSANFLEEIAALYFGEIDANRWVGVQSIGGTGALHLGASVYAKAALSGKVYIPAQTWGNHTRIFAHQGLSVEHYPYYDQETKELDLQGLKSTLRAAPESSLILFHCCCHNPTGKDIPLSVWPEIIAIIKERDLIPFFDMAYLGFAYGIEEDRKPVRLCIEEGIPTFVAGSSSKNFSLYGSRVGFFGVLHQDKHDLSRILSFLEEKIRGEYSSPAREGAAIVASILGNPYLRQEWELELNGIRQSLENMRANFVFAMRNIVGHSFDFIGSQKGFFGYPDFSKEQVVFLREELGIYTTAGGRFNLNGITDKNINRVTHGFAQAYEYQRSIS, encoded by the coding sequence GTGGGGCTTTTTGAACAGATACCTTCCTTTGCTCCGGATTCTATTCTTGGTTTAGCACAAGCTTTTCAGGAGGATCCTCGAGAAGACAAGATTAATTTGTTGTTGGGGACTTACGAGCGAGAAAAGAAACGTTACGGAGGATTTTCAAGCGTTAAAAAGGCACAGACGGTTTATTTTGATGATGAAAAAGATAAGAATTATCTTCCGATAAAGGGATCTGCAAATTTTTTGGAAGAGATAGCCGCTTTATATTTTGGAGAGATCGATGCTAATCGATGGGTTGGTGTGCAATCTATTGGTGGAACGGGGGCTTTACATCTAGGAGCTTCTGTATATGCCAAGGCTGCTTTGTCTGGTAAGGTGTATATTCCTGCTCAAACATGGGGAAACCATACCAGAATTTTTGCTCATCAGGGACTATCTGTGGAACATTATCCCTATTATGATCAAGAGACGAAAGAACTCGACCTACAGGGGTTAAAATCTACTTTGCGTGCAGCACCAGAATCATCTTTAATTCTGTTTCATTGTTGTTGTCATAATCCTACAGGAAAAGACATCCCTCTTTCCGTATGGCCTGAAATTATTGCGATCATTAAGGAACGAGACCTTATTCCTTTTTTTGATATGGCTTACTTAGGGTTTGCTTATGGGATAGAGGAAGATCGTAAACCTGTTCGTCTTTGCATAGAAGAAGGAATTCCTACTTTCGTTGCAGGAAGTTCCAGTAAGAATTTTTCTTTGTATGGTTCTCGAGTTGGTTTTTTTGGAGTGCTTCATCAAGATAAGCACGATCTAAGTAGAATACTCTCCTTTTTAGAAGAGAAGATTCGTGGGGAGTATTCTTCTCCTGCCAGAGAGGGAGCAGCTATCGTTGCCTCAATATTGGGGAATCCTTATCTAAGACAGGAGTGGGAGTTAGAATTGAATGGTATTCGCCAGTCTTTAGAAAATATGCGTGCGAATTTTGTCTTTGCAATGAGAAATATTGTGGGACATTCGTTTGATTTCATTGGATCTCAAAAAGGATTCTTTGGATATCCAGATTTCTCAAAGGAACAAGTGGTCTTTCTTAGAGAAGAGTTGGGTATTTATACGACAGCGGGTGGGCGATTCAATTTAAATGGTATTACAGATAAAAATATCAATCGTGTTACCCACGGTTTTGCTCAAGCTTATGAATACCAGCGGTCCATATCATAA
- a CDS encoding GreA/GreB family elongation factor codes for MDYLEKLQSLMENHPSDFFSLWEEYCFNDVVKGDELIVLLEKIKGSTIASAFGKIAESVIPLWEQLPEGEEKDKVLSLIFDVQTTNSKRLLEIGLQQVKKYEGSANYKEALRIVGLRDGISFPHCLERFALLMHLCEGNFVFHLGGWGVGEVMSVSFLQQKVLVEFEGVLTPKDISFETAFRMLAPLRKDHFLARRFGDPDAFEAFARKDPIAAIECLLKDLGPKNAKEIRDEFVELVIPEEDWSRWWQSAKIKMKKNSRILAPATSKDSYVFDPKGFSFISQLQASLGVSNDANKKIVSCYTFVRDLGSELKDEANRQLIIKELKSLDLQENPALLMQRAMILSEFLGEKAPELDCENIAQLSEDQLFDIVSNIEILSLQKSFLVLIHSCSPVWVPVYTKIFLTTTASILREQVFKVLKADKEARENILGKISDMIEQPLLYPELFVWLFFRVVNGEDGLFAESDKKEIQRQMLASALELMHKVATTPQKDLGKKLHGFLVGQRFLALRQIIEDSSMEYLKEFILLSSKCPQFTQGDLGVLRSLAEVVQPALKRGTPEEEENVLWTTSDSFARMKAKLQSLIGKEMVENAKEIEDARALGDLRENSEYKFALERRARLQEEIRVLSEEINRAKILTKDAVFVDAVGVGCKVVLENELGEEDCYMILGPWDANPDQKILSLQSKLAQEMVGKKVGETVLFQGKKHKIKKIASIWD; via the coding sequence GTGGATTATCTAGAAAAGCTGCAGTCCTTAATGGAAAATCATCCTTCGGATTTTTTTAGTTTGTGGGAAGAATATTGTTTTAATGACGTCGTTAAAGGGGACGAGTTAATAGTCTTACTAGAAAAAATCAAAGGCTCGACAATAGCCTCTGCTTTTGGGAAGATAGCAGAAAGCGTGATCCCCTTGTGGGAACAACTTCCTGAAGGAGAAGAAAAAGATAAAGTCCTTTCACTTATCTTTGATGTTCAAACAACAAATAGTAAGCGTTTGTTAGAGATAGGTCTTCAACAAGTCAAAAAATATGAAGGTTCTGCAAACTATAAAGAAGCATTACGGATAGTTGGATTAAGAGATGGAATCTCTTTTCCTCATTGCCTAGAACGTTTTGCTCTTCTGATGCATCTCTGCGAAGGGAACTTTGTTTTCCATCTAGGTGGATGGGGTGTTGGAGAAGTAATGAGTGTTTCTTTTCTCCAACAGAAAGTTCTTGTTGAATTTGAAGGTGTACTTACTCCTAAAGATATCTCTTTTGAAACCGCTTTTCGTATGTTAGCGCCTTTAAGGAAAGATCATTTTTTAGCAAGGCGTTTTGGGGATCCCGATGCTTTCGAGGCTTTTGCGAGAAAAGATCCCATAGCTGCGATAGAGTGTTTGTTGAAAGATTTAGGTCCTAAAAACGCAAAAGAAATTCGTGATGAGTTTGTTGAACTTGTTATTCCTGAAGAGGATTGGAGTCGGTGGTGGCAATCTGCTAAAATCAAAATGAAGAAGAATTCGCGGATTCTTGCTCCAGCAACTTCCAAAGATTCTTATGTATTTGATCCGAAAGGGTTTTCTTTTATTTCTCAATTGCAAGCTTCTTTAGGTGTAAGCAACGATGCAAACAAGAAGATAGTTTCTTGTTATACTTTTGTCAGAGATCTAGGAAGTGAGTTGAAAGACGAGGCAAACCGACAATTAATTATCAAAGAGTTAAAGTCTCTGGATTTGCAAGAGAATCCTGCCTTGTTGATGCAAAGAGCAATGATATTGTCTGAGTTTCTTGGAGAAAAAGCTCCTGAGCTAGATTGTGAAAATATAGCGCAATTATCTGAGGATCAGCTATTCGATATAGTAAGTAATATTGAGATTCTTTCTTTACAGAAAAGTTTTTTAGTTTTGATTCATTCATGTTCTCCAGTTTGGGTACCGGTGTATACGAAAATTTTTCTAACAACTACCGCGTCCATTCTTCGAGAACAAGTTTTTAAAGTTTTGAAAGCAGATAAAGAGGCTCGAGAGAATATATTAGGAAAAATTTCTGATATGATTGAGCAGCCTTTGCTTTATCCCGAGCTTTTTGTTTGGTTGTTCTTCCGAGTGGTTAATGGGGAGGATGGTTTATTTGCTGAATCAGATAAAAAAGAAATCCAGAGACAAATGCTTGCAAGCGCTTTAGAGCTTATGCATAAGGTTGCGACTACTCCTCAAAAAGATTTAGGAAAGAAATTGCATGGATTCTTGGTTGGACAACGGTTTTTAGCTTTGCGCCAGATCATAGAAGATTCTTCTATGGAATATCTTAAAGAATTTATTTTGTTATCATCCAAATGCCCACAATTCACCCAGGGGGATCTTGGGGTTTTGAGAAGCTTAGCAGAGGTTGTGCAGCCAGCGCTTAAGCGAGGGACTCCTGAAGAAGAAGAGAATGTTCTTTGGACAACATCGGATAGCTTTGCTCGCATGAAAGCAAAATTACAGTCTCTTATTGGGAAAGAGATGGTGGAAAATGCTAAGGAAATCGAGGACGCGAGAGCTTTAGGAGATTTAAGAGAGAACTCCGAATACAAGTTTGCCTTAGAAAGACGGGCAAGGTTACAAGAAGAAATTCGAGTTTTATCTGAAGAAATCAATCGAGCAAAGATTTTAACGAAAGATGCTGTTTTCGTAGATGCTGTTGGGGTTGGATGTAAGGTTGTTCTCGAGAATGAGCTAGGAGAAGAAGATTGTTATATGATATTAGGTCCTTGGGATGCGAATCCAGATCAGAAAATCTTATCGTTACAGTCGAAACTTGCTCAAGAAATGGTTGGGAAAAAGGTTGGAGAAACGGTACTATTCCAAGGTAAGAAACATAAGATAAAGAAAATTGCTTCTATATGGGATTAG
- a CDS encoding Na(+)-translocating NADH-quinone reductase subunit A, protein MKIVVSRGLDLSLKGAPKESGFCGKIDPARVSVDLRPFSPFPLKVKVSAGDHITAGSPLAEYKLFPGAYITSPVDGEVLDVRRGAKRSLLEIIIKKKPGISQAKFSYDLYALSQKELLDIFKREGLFAFFKQRPFDIPALPTQSPRDVFINLADNRPFTPSVEKHLSLFSSKEDGYYIFTVGVMAIAKLFGLKPHIISTDRLTLPTQDLISVAHLHTIKGPFPSGSPSTHIHHIARIQSDRDVVFTISFQEVLSIGHLFLKGFVLGQQIVALAGSALPPSQRRYLITAKGASFKDLLSPEMFTCNDISLISGDPLTGRLCKQEEDPFLGMRDHTITLLPNPKIRETFSFLKLGWNKLTVTRTYLSGFFKRKRVFMDMDTNLHGENRPIIDAEIYEKVSAIPVPIAPIIRALETKNFEEACRLGLLEVAPEDFALPTFIDPSKTEMFSIVKDSLLSYAKENILPSLQ, encoded by the coding sequence ATGAAAATTGTTGTTTCTCGTGGATTAGATCTGTCTTTAAAGGGTGCTCCTAAAGAATCGGGGTTTTGCGGGAAAATAGACCCTGCTCGGGTTTCTGTGGACCTTAGACCCTTTTCTCCTTTCCCTTTAAAGGTGAAGGTTTCTGCTGGTGATCACATAACTGCTGGATCTCCTTTAGCAGAATATAAACTTTTTCCGGGTGCGTATATTACTTCTCCTGTTGATGGTGAAGTTTTAGACGTTCGTAGAGGAGCTAAACGCTCTCTTTTAGAGATCATTATTAAGAAAAAGCCTGGGATTTCCCAAGCAAAATTTTCTTATGATCTCTATGCCTTATCTCAAAAGGAGCTTTTGGATATCTTTAAAAGAGAAGGTCTTTTCGCTTTTTTCAAGCAACGACCTTTTGATATACCCGCTCTCCCTACGCAATCTCCCAGGGATGTTTTTATTAACTTAGCAGACAACCGTCCATTTACTCCTTCTGTGGAAAAGCATCTTAGTCTTTTTTCCTCCAAAGAAGATGGTTATTACATTTTTACTGTAGGAGTTATGGCTATAGCGAAGTTATTTGGACTAAAGCCTCACATCATTTCTACAGATAGACTTACTTTGCCAACTCAAGATCTAATATCCGTAGCTCATCTACACACGATAAAAGGTCCTTTTCCTTCCGGATCCCCTTCAACACATATTCACCATATCGCTCGTATTCAAAGCGATAGAGATGTTGTGTTCACTATTAGTTTCCAAGAAGTGTTATCTATAGGACATTTATTCTTAAAAGGATTTGTTTTAGGACAACAAATCGTCGCTCTAGCAGGCTCTGCTCTCCCACCTTCTCAAAGAAGGTATCTTATTACGGCAAAAGGAGCGAGCTTTAAAGATCTTCTTTCTCCTGAAATGTTTACTTGTAACGACATTAGCTTGATTTCTGGAGATCCTCTCACAGGAAGATTGTGTAAGCAAGAAGAAGATCCTTTTTTAGGTATGAGAGATCATACTATCACTCTCCTCCCTAATCCTAAAATTCGTGAAACATTTAGCTTCTTAAAACTGGGGTGGAACAAACTTACAGTTACAAGAACTTATCTTTCTGGATTTTTCAAAAGAAAACGCGTGTTCATGGACATGGATACCAACTTGCATGGGGAAAACCGCCCCATCATTGACGCAGAGATTTATGAGAAAGTTTCCGCCATTCCAGTTCCTATTGCCCCTATCATTAGGGCTCTAGAAACTAAGAATTTTGAAGAAGCGTGCCGTTTAGGCCTTCTAGAAGTGGCTCCAGAGGATTTTGCTCTTCCCACATTCATAGACCCTTCTAAAACAGAAATGTTTTCTATAGTCAAAGACTCTCTGCTAAGCTATGCAAAAGAAAATATATTGCCTTCGCTTCAATAG
- the hemB gene encoding porphobilinogen synthase: MTKLPLLKRPRRNRKSAAIRALVQETQISSCNLIWPIFLKDGSGIREEIESIPGVYRWSLDTVSRELERLCLIGLKAVILFPVIESQKKDQFGEYASHPYNIVCKGIQEIKKSFPQLCVISDIALDPFTVSGHDGIFHNNEVLNDESVRVYGSIAVLHAEMGADIVAPSDMMDGRVKHIREKMDQMGFVNTGILSYSAKYASALYGPFRDALSSHPQSGDKRQYQMDPANIREALLECQLDEEEGADMVMIKPAGFYLDVSAKAKESTNLPVIAYQVSGEFSMMMGASMRGWLHKESVIMESLLAIKRAGATAIISYATPWVLEWLARDALPF; the protein is encoded by the coding sequence ATGACAAAACTTCCTCTTCTCAAAAGACCTCGCAGAAATCGCAAAAGTGCTGCCATTCGTGCGCTTGTTCAGGAAACGCAGATCTCTTCTTGTAATCTTATTTGGCCTATTTTTCTTAAAGACGGCTCTGGAATCCGAGAAGAAATAGAAAGTATACCGGGAGTATATAGGTGGAGTTTAGACACAGTCTCCAGAGAATTAGAGCGCTTGTGCCTTATTGGATTGAAAGCTGTGATCCTTTTTCCTGTCATAGAGTCTCAAAAAAAAGATCAATTTGGAGAGTATGCATCTCATCCTTACAATATTGTTTGTAAAGGAATTCAGGAGATAAAAAAATCTTTTCCGCAACTGTGTGTAATCAGTGATATAGCCCTCGATCCTTTTACCGTTAGTGGTCATGACGGTATTTTTCATAATAATGAAGTTTTGAATGATGAAAGTGTTCGTGTTTACGGCAGTATCGCTGTTTTGCATGCAGAAATGGGGGCAGATATAGTGGCTCCTAGTGACATGATGGATGGGCGAGTCAAGCATATTCGAGAGAAAATGGACCAAATGGGGTTTGTGAACACAGGGATTTTATCGTATAGCGCTAAGTACGCATCAGCTTTATATGGGCCTTTCAGAGATGCTCTCTCTTCTCATCCTCAGTCAGGGGATAAGCGTCAATATCAAATGGATCCAGCAAATATTCGGGAAGCTTTACTAGAGTGTCAATTAGATGAGGAAGAAGGCGCTGACATGGTGATGATAAAACCTGCAGGCTTCTATCTCGATGTCAGTGCTAAAGCTAAAGAGAGTACGAATCTTCCGGTAATTGCTTATCAAGTTAGTGGAGAGTTTTCCATGATGATGGGAGCAAGTATGCGGGGGTGGTTGCACAAAGAATCGGTAATTATGGAGTCTTTGTTAGCAATTAAGCGGGCAGGAGCTACAGCGATAATTAGCTATGCGACTCCTTGGGTTTTAGAGTGGTTAGCTAGAGATGCCTTACCTTTTTAA